From Maniola hyperantus chromosome 28, iAphHyp1.2, whole genome shotgun sequence, one genomic window encodes:
- the LOC138404396 gene encoding facilitated trehalose transporter Tret1-like, with amino-acid sequence MVVKASHHKIFVIVTVSFTAMSLGFTFGHMSGMVRALQRRDEDIMLSENEIFLTVSFASLSSVLGVMFVVISDVIGRRWSFILFSAPLVLSWIVLYYARTFSAFMISRFLAGMAAGAFSILNLVGIAEFTSPNSRAILLSLVSMVTPAFGNVTSHLLGIIINWRTLTVVGLSLSIIHLFLPYFCIESPQWLASKGKFEDCATAYRKIHGSSPSSEEELRLLIKLETNKQKASVEMNLNNSGLKKLLLAFKKGYFWDLIIMLIFLFTYYFAAGRLVFSTLATVVLGDITGSPDILLYTFVVDGFIFVGTCLSCVLIKKTSVRVLLFSSGLIANVILILLSLCLYYKNSEVYFQWINVVLLAFYFIIVNAGPYPVLEILLGEMFPIELKMYCFLLTSPFFAVSIYFSIVLLPKFISALGYHGLFLMNAGIMFVCLGYFYAKLPETKGKTLQEIESYFKTKNFDVDEVLSKNEQIKTLI; translated from the exons ATGGTTGTCAAAGCTAGTCATCATAAG ATTTTCGTAATAGTAACAGTGAGTTTCACTGCTATGTCACTTGGGTTCACGTTCGGGCACATGAGCGGGATGGTGCGAGCGCTGCAGCGGCGGGATGAAGATATAATGCTCAGCGAAAATGAGATATTTTTAACAG TTTCCTTTGCATCACTCTCTTCAGTATTGGGCGTCATGTTCGTTGTGATAAGCGATGTTATCGGAAGAAGATGGAGTTTCATACTCTTTTCTGCACCATTAGTATTAAGTTGGATCGTTCTATATTACGCTAGAACTTTTTCCGCGTTCATGATATCAAGGTTCCTAGCAGGAATGGCAGCTGGAGCTTTTTCCATTCTTAATTTAGTTGGTATAGCGGAATTTACCTCTCCCAATTCACGAGCGATCTTGCTAAGTCTGGTATCCATGGTCACACCTGCGTTTGGGAATGTAACCAGTCATTTACTTGGTATTATCATAAATTGGAGAACGTTAACTGTAGTTGGGTTATCTCTATCAATCATACACCTCTTTTTACCTTACTTTTGTATAGAAAGCCCTCAATGGTTGGCCTCTAAAGGTAAATTTGAAGATTGTGCAACGGCATATCGAAAAATACACGGTAGTAGTCCAAGTTCTGAAGAAGAATTGAGGTTACTAATTAAATTGGAGACCAATAAACAAAAAGCAAGCGTTGAGATGAATTTGAATAATAGTGGTTTAAAGAAGTTATTATTAGCTTTTAAGAAGGGATATTTTTGGGATTTGATAATTATGCTTATATTTCTATTCACTTATTACTTTGCGGCAGGGAGATTAGTTTTCAGTACGCTAGCGACCGTTGTATTGGGAGATATAACAGGGTCTCcagatattttattatatactttTGTGGTCGACGGATTCATATTCGTAGGCACTTGCCTCTCTTGTGTACTAATTAAGAAGACTTCGGTCCGTGTTTTGCTATTTTCTTCGGGTTTAATAGcaaatgttattttaattttactgaGTTTGTGTTTGTACTATAAAAATTCTGAAGTTTACTTTCAATGGATTAATGTGGTTTTACTGGCTTTTTACTTTATAATTGTAAACGCAGGGCCGTATCCTGTTCTAGAAATATTGCTTGGAGAAATGTTTCCAATAGAATTAAAGatgtattgttttttattaacTTCACCTTTTTTCGCTGTATCTATATATTTTAGTATAGTACTTTTACCCAAATTTATTTCTGCCTTGGGATACCACGGCCTGTTTCTGATGAACGCTGGGATCATGTTTGTATGTCTGGGTTATTTCTATGCTAAGTTACCAGAGACTAAGGGGAAGACGTTACAAGAGATAGAGTCGTACTTTAAGACTAAGAACTTCGACGTGGACGAAGTTTTGAGTAAAAATGAACAAATAAAGAcgcttatttaa